The DNA sequence GGAAGCTTGTCCTAACACAGGGGTTTTGCTGGTCAATTATTATGGCCAAGCTTGGCCTAAGGAGCTTGTAGCGCGTTTGCGTCCGCATACTCCTTGTTTGATAATGGATGCTTGCTTGTCAGTGCCTGATTTCTCGGATTCTGAGATTGCCAATACGGCTGACTTGGTGCTTTTCAGTACTGGACAAGGGAAGGTGCTCAGTATTGGGCAGGGCGCGTTTGGGTTGTTGCCTTTGGCCAAAGCACAAACTTTGGAGATGAAGCCTCTCCTTGAAACACAAAGAGCAGCGGCTTCAAAGGTCTACTACCAACTAGATAACTACTGGAAAGGTGTTGTTAAGGGGACTCATTCATTCAACTACCAACTATTTGAGTCTATTGAGATTTGGGTTGATACAGGGGTTGATTGCGATATCACCCTTTATCAAGCTATTGTATCTGAAAAACTACCTGCTATCCTCGCACACAAAGCCACCCTTAATCAGCTGTACCGTCAGGAGTTGCCCTCTCCTTGGCAAGTATCGTTTGCGTCAGATATTTGGCGCTATCACCTATTAGTAGACAAGCCCGCTGTATTGCTAGAAGCACTTTTTGGTGCAGGGCTTTTTGCTAGTAATCATTATGCCAATGCGCAAGCGTATCTTTCACCCCAATCGCCCAACTTGCCTTACAGCAACCAAGTAGCCGCACATATTGTCAATCTTTTTAATGACCCTGCTTATACTGAAGCGCAGGCACTTCAAACGTGTCAGGTTATCAAAAAACTATTTGACACAGGACAAATACAACCTATTGAGCTGAATATCACCTTATGAAAGTAGTCATCTTACAGTCAAATTACCTTCCTTGGAAAGGCTATTTTGACCTTATTCAGGGCGCTGATGCGTTTGTGTTTTATGACTGTGTGAAATACACCAAAAATGATTGGCGTAACCGCAATATCATTTATCCCAAAAACGGCAAGCAATGGTTGAGCATTCCGATTGCAGCACAAGCTACCCGCCTTGCCATCGATGAGGTACTGATTACTGACAAACACTGGCAGACACAGCACTTTAAGTCGCTGTATTATGCGTATAAAAAAGCGCCTCATTTTGCACAATTAGAGGCTTTGATGATTGATTATTTGCAAGAAAAAGCTTGGACACACTTGTCTACACTGAATCAGTATTTGATTCGGTATATCAGCCAAAAACTGGGCTGTAATATACAGTTTTATAATGCGCGCAGCTTCCCTCTTGAAGGCTTGGATAGAGTAGAACGCCTATTGGTAATTTTGGAACAACTCAAAGCCGATACCTATATCTCGGGACAAGCCGCCCGTCAGTACCTCGATGGTCAAGAGCGGTTGTTTGAGGCCAAGGGCATCGATTTGGTGTATAAGACATACCCCAATTACCCCCAATACAAACAACTGGCTACGCCTTTTGAACAAGGGGTGTCGATAGTGGATATGATTGCACATTTGGAATGGAGTGAAATCCCTGCTTATATTTGGCTATGACAACAGCTACCAAAAATATACTTGTACTTGGTGCCGGCTTTAGTGGCTTGGCCGCAGGATTGACCCTGGCAGAGGCAAAAACACCTACTCATATTGTAGAGAAAAGCACTCACGCGGGCGGGCTTTCCCGCACACTTGAGGTAGACGGGGTGAAGTTTGAGCTAGGGCCGCATATCTACTTTGACAAAGACCAAGATGTATTGCGGTTTTGGGAATCGCTTTTGCCCGCAGGTCAACTGCGTACCTACACCCGCAACAACCGCATTTTTTATCAGGGTAAATACATCCACTCGCCACTCAACCTTTGGAATGCTTTTGTCAAGCTGGGGCCACTAAAAGTGGGGGCTTTTTTGTCAAGCTTTGCTGGTGCTAAGCTTAGCCGCCGCCCTATCAACTCTGCCGAGGACTGGGTAAAGGCCAATTTTGGTGCAGCGCTGTTTGAGCACTTTTTCAAGGTTTATAATGAGAAAATCTGGGGGTTGGACTGTAGCGAAATCTCGCCCAACTGGGCAGGGCAACGCATCAAATCTTCGCTCTCGACGATGGTGGTCAAATCGCTGACCAAGGACAAAGACTTTATCATCAAGACCTTTTCTTTTCCTGATGGTGGCTCTGAGCGACTGGTAGCGGCTCAGATGGAGCGGTTATCAGCCTCGCCCGATGTGCAAGTTCGTACGGAAACTACAATAACCCGACTGATGCCGGTAGCGGATGGTTTTTTGGCGGATTTTAGCACTGGCGAACGTAATGTGCATTTTACCGATGTTATCAGTACGATTCATCTCAATGCCTTGGGCGAGATATTGGTATTGCCCGAAGCGCAGTCTGAACAATTACAACAGGCAGTGGCTTCGCTTCAATATCGTCATCTTGTATTGGTCAACTTGGTGTTTGAAAAAGAAGCTGTTAAAACCTTTCGAGAGCATTGGATAGACATTCACGACCCTGCCGTCAAGGCACTTCGGGTAACTAATTTTGGGAATTATGATTTTGGTTTGGCCAAGGCCAATAAAGTAGGCGTGGGTTTGGAGTACAACTGTTTTGATACGGATGAAATTTGGCATCAAACAACCCAAGATATTCTGCAACAAGCACTGGCTGACTTGCAGTATATGGGCTTGACACAGTCGCAGCCGCTGGGCTTTGAGATAGTCAAAATCCCCCAAGCCTATCCCATTTACTTCCGAGGGTATGAAGAATACACGAGCACAGTTTTTGATATTTTGGGTCAGATTCCTAGGTTACACCTTGCCGGACGTAACAGTATGTACAAGTGGAACAATATGCACCACTCCGTAAAAACAGGTATTTTGGCCGCTCAAAATGCTCTAGGAGCCACTCACGACCTGTTTGCCGTCAAAGGGATGGTTGCCATTGGTAAAGACTCGGATTAACTAATCACTTCCACACTTATGTCTCAAGCATTCCAACTCATCGACGGTATCAAGTGCTATGCTCCGGCATTGGCAGCTGAAAATGATGGTTTTTTTGCGGAAAGTTTTCAGTTGTTGTACGAAGTAGAAGACCGTAACTTTTGGTTTGTTGCCCGCAATCAAGTGATTCAACATTTGTTTGGCAAATATGTGGGTACAGGAGCGGCTTCGGTATTGGAGATAGGCTGTGGGACGGGTTATGTGCTGGCTGGCTTAGAAAAACGCTTTCCCAAATATCAGCTGAAGGGTTCTGAAATACACCTCGAAGGCATTAGGTTTGCCCAAAAGCGGCTTCCTTCTGTAGCATTTATTCAGCTTGATGCTACGTCAATGCCTTTTGAAGATGCTTTTGAGGCTGTGGGCGCATTTGATGTCCTCGAACACATCAGCGACGATGAGCAGGTGCTGCGGGAAATTTTCAAGTCGCTCAAACGCGGAGGGCACTTGGTACTTAGTGTGCCACAATATCAGTTTATGTGGAGTGTGGCCGACGATATTGCCTTTCACAAACGCCGCTACCACCGCAAAGAGCTACACCGCAAACTCACCCAAGCGGGCTTTGAGGTCAAATATCTGAGTGCTTTTGTCTTTACGCTCTTCCCTCTGATGTATTTTTCGCGGATAGTACGGGGAAAGTACCGACACCGTGCCTTGAGCAAGGACGAAATCCTCCAACTGAGTATGCAGGAGCTAAGGCTTCACCCGCTGCTCAATCGCGTATTTTCAGGGTTAATGCGCTTGGATATCGGGTTGATCCGTCTGGGTATTTCACTCCCTTGGGGAGGCTCTCTCATTGCTGTAGCAAAAAAACGATAACTGATGAATATCCGCATTCCTTTTAACAAGCCCTATCTCACGGGCAAAGAGACGGCTTACATCCAAGAGGCGGTGGCTTCGGGTAAGATTTCGGGCGATGGACTGTTTACAGCACGTTGTCATCGTTTTTTTGAGCAGCGCTATGGCTTTGCCAAATGCCTGCTGACGAGCTCCTGCACGGATGCGCTGGAGATGGCCGCTATCTTGCTCGACATACAGCCCGGCGATGAGGTCATTGCTCCTAGCTATACTTTTGTCAGTACGGTCAATGCGTTTGT is a window from the Eisenibacter elegans DSM 3317 genome containing:
- a CDS encoding WbqC family protein — translated: MKVVILQSNYLPWKGYFDLIQGADAFVFYDCVKYTKNDWRNRNIIYPKNGKQWLSIPIAAQATRLAIDEVLITDKHWQTQHFKSLYYAYKKAPHFAQLEALMIDYLQEKAWTHLSTLNQYLIRYISQKLGCNIQFYNARSFPLEGLDRVERLLVILEQLKADTYISGQAARQYLDGQERLFEAKGIDLVYKTYPNYPQYKQLATPFEQGVSIVDMIAHLEWSEIPAYIWL
- a CDS encoding FAD-dependent oxidoreductase; its protein translation is MTTATKNILVLGAGFSGLAAGLTLAEAKTPTHIVEKSTHAGGLSRTLEVDGVKFELGPHIYFDKDQDVLRFWESLLPAGQLRTYTRNNRIFYQGKYIHSPLNLWNAFVKLGPLKVGAFLSSFAGAKLSRRPINSAEDWVKANFGAALFEHFFKVYNEKIWGLDCSEISPNWAGQRIKSSLSTMVVKSLTKDKDFIIKTFSFPDGGSERLVAAQMERLSASPDVQVRTETTITRLMPVADGFLADFSTGERNVHFTDVISTIHLNALGEILVLPEAQSEQLQQAVASLQYRHLVLVNLVFEKEAVKTFREHWIDIHDPAVKALRVTNFGNYDFGLAKANKVGVGLEYNCFDTDEIWHQTTQDILQQALADLQYMGLTQSQPLGFEIVKIPQAYPIYFRGYEEYTSTVFDILGQIPRLHLAGRNSMYKWNNMHHSVKTGILAAQNALGATHDLFAVKGMVAIGKDSD
- a CDS encoding class I SAM-dependent methyltransferase, whose translation is MSQAFQLIDGIKCYAPALAAENDGFFAESFQLLYEVEDRNFWFVARNQVIQHLFGKYVGTGAASVLEIGCGTGYVLAGLEKRFPKYQLKGSEIHLEGIRFAQKRLPSVAFIQLDATSMPFEDAFEAVGAFDVLEHISDDEQVLREIFKSLKRGGHLVLSVPQYQFMWSVADDIAFHKRRYHRKELHRKLTQAGFEVKYLSAFVFTLFPLMYFSRIVRGKYRHRALSKDEILQLSMQELRLHPLLNRVFSGLMRLDIGLIRLGISLPWGGSLIAVAKKR